CTTGTTATCCCCCTGAGGAGTGATGATGAAACCGGTGGAGTGTAGAGTTCACCATCCATAACAAGGAATATGTTCTCTCCACTCCCCTCACTCACATAGCCATGATAGTCGAGCATTATTGCCTCATCATAGCCATGCCGCACGGCCTCCATCTTGGCCAGCTGGGAGTTAAGATAATTACCACCGGCCTTTGCAAGGTTAGGCATGGTATCGGGGGCCATCCTCCTCCATGTGGAGACACCCGCATCAACTCCCACCTCAAGGGCCTCGGCACCAAGATAGGCACCCCACTCCCAGGCTGCTATGGCAACCTCCACAGGACAGTTCACAGGATTTACACCCATCTCACCGTAACCCCTGTAAACCACGGGCCTTATATAGCACTCCTCAAGGCCATTTTCCCTGATGGTATCAACTATGGCATCAGAGATCTCATCTTCAGTGTAGGGTATCTCCATCCTGTAGATCCTTGCAGAGTCGAAGAGTCTCCTCACATGCTCCTGCAAACGAAAAACCGCTGAGCCCTTCCTGTTCTTATAACAGCGTATTCCCTCAAAGACACTTGATCCATAGTGTACAACGTGTGAGAGTACGTGTAACGTGGCATTTTCCCATTCAACCATTTCACCGTTGAACCATATCTTTCCACTGGCTTTGCATGACATGAAAATAACCTCAGAGAATGATCTTCATTAACCTTTAAGGTATAAAAGGGTATTTATATGATTCTCCCGGTTAACATCTCCGGGAAAAATTTATATACTGTAAAAATTTAAAGTCAGAGTGAGGGCCGGTGGTCTAGGGGTATGATACCTCGCTTACAACGAGGTGGTCACGAGTTCGAATCTCGTCCGGCCCATTAGTTCTATTTAAATCCATAGGGGCCGGTGGTCTAGGGGTATGATACCTCGCTCACAACGAGGTGGTCACGAGTTCGAATCTCGTCCGGCCCACTGGACCTTTTATTGATTTTCAGCTTCTGAATTTATTAAGGCATAGAAGATTTGAATGACCGGAGGATTTCTGGTTTTTCACAGGCATGTTACTTTCCAGGATAGCCTTTCACGACATTTATATAATTGAAGCAATATAAATTAACCATCAGAAGTTTTTTCTGATTAATAGTAAGGGGGGTGAGTAATGTATAGACTTCTAACTTTTCTTCTGATTCTCATTGCAGGCACTTGAGCCATCAGCGCCCAGGAGATCCCCAATGGCTACAACGGTTATCAGGGATCGGACCTTGCAGTTGATGCAGAGTACCTTGACCTTGATGAGAACATAATAGACACCACCACCGTCGGAGATGAAATCCTTGAGGGTGTTGCGGTGACAAACCTTGGACCCTATGATGCCACCGGCGTTAAGGTTCAGATAACACGCAGCAGCCCCTATCCAATGACATACCTTGGACATGAGGTTTCATGGGATGCCGGTACAACATGGGTATCCGGTGATCCATCATACAGTCCTCTGACGGATACATGGACCATTGGAAACCTTCCAAAGGGCCAGGTCTATAAACTAGTTGTGCACCAGCAGGCAACTGCAGCCGGAACAGCACAGTTCACGGCAAAGGTCTCAGGAGACCAGTATGATCAGAATTTAACCAACAACCAGGATAATGCCACGTTAACGGTCAGAGAAGGGTCTCCAGAAACTTCAAAAACCGAAGCAGACATGATACCTATGCAGGAGACAGGTGTGCCCGCCGGTGCACTGGCAGCTGCAGTCTCAGTACTGGCGGCGGGTCTTGTACTATCCAGAAGATGAAACCTTCTTTATTTTTTATTCTTTTGAGGCACTTCTTTCCATTCCATGATGAAGAAACAGCATTTTCATTTTTTTTAAAATAATTATAATTTTCTGGGGGTCATGGAGGCATTCATGCTCCCCTAGATCAGTATCATTATAACAAGGATCATGAGTGAACTGAAGAACACTATGGTCCCCTTTATCATAACAACGGCACCATCATCCTCGACAATGTAGGGTATACCGTAGGATAATGCTGCTGCAATCATTATCTTCATAACGCCCGCCAGGCTTGTGGTAAGTCCTGCAGTCATCTGTAGAAGCGTTGCAAGCAGGAATGAAATGATAACAACGGTGACTATGAGTATAACGGTATTCTGGAGGAGACCCTTTACAAGGGGGGCTACTGGAGTCCGATGTTCCTTCTTTGAGAGCAATCCCCTTGTACTGTTGCCGAGAACCGTGGTTGGGGGGCTGTAAACCTCAACCTCCTCTTCATCATAGTAACCTTCTTCATCCTCCTCTTCTTCAGGAGCCTGTATCCTCTTTGAGAATTCCTCTGCAATCTTAACAAGACCCTTCCGGTCTATAAGTTTCATGTTCCTCTTCACAGCATAGTTCCTGGCCTGTGATGAGAAATCGGATGTGGTTACAATGACTATCTTGGATGCCTTCAGGGTCTTTGCAGCCATCTCCATCTCCTTGAGGACATCCATGCCAACCTTCCAGTTTTCATCATAATTTTTGCAGGCCACAACAACCCCGATATCCCCGAGGGTGGTTGGAAGAATACCATAGATATCGACTATATGCTGTGAGGTCCTGAAATCCTTGTAAACCTTGAACCCAGAATCCTCCATTACTTTGGCAATGAAATCAACCAGCTTTTTCTTCTTCAACTCTTCCACCTTCAGGGGTTAGACTTAATAGACCTATGTTATAAGATATACTTAAAATTTCATATAGAAATCCAGGATCATGGGATGGTCAAATGAAAATTCTGATAACTAATGATGATGGAGTGAACTCATCAGGAATACTGGCAGCCAGAGACGCTGTCAGGGAACTTGGAGAGACACTGGTAGTGGCCCCGGCAACCCAGCAGAGCGGGATAGGCCATGCCCTGACACTATTTGAACCGATAAGGGTGACTGAAGTTACACTCAGGGATGGATCAGACGCATATGCAGTCTCAGGGACACCAACCGATGCGGTGATCCTTGGAATATTTGAACTCATGGATGAAAAACCAGACCTTGTTATTTCAGGGATAAATATGGGTGAAAATCTTGGTAAATCCGAACTCACAACCTCCGGGACCATAGGGGCTGCGATGGAGGCTGCAGTTCATGGCGTGCCCTCCCTTGCAGTTTCACTCCAGGTTAGAAGCGGGGATATCAAGTTCCATGATGGGCATGTGGATGTTGATTTCTCGGTGGCTGCAGAAATCACCGGGCGTGTTGCAGAGAATATTCTGAGGAAGGGACTCCCTGATGGGGTTGACTTCCTCAACCTGAACATACCCTCCCATCCATCATCCGATGAGGTGATGTTAACAAGGCTGGGGGACCGTATGTACAATGTCCATATCAAGAAGCGTCTTGATCCCAGGGGAAGGCCCTACTACTGGATAGATGGGGATCCGGCGGGTGATGATGCACCCGGCACCGATGTCCATACACTGAAGGCTGAGAACAGGCCCACATTGACCCCTGTATCACTTGACTGCACATCAAGCCTTGATTTGATGGTTGACTGGCTTGAATAGGCCACGAAAGTTCATGATATCATGTCACCAGGGGTACTGAAAGGTATTTTTGCTTTTTTAGAGGGGTGTTTAAGTTCCTATGAACACCTCCACTACCTTAACTATCCTTCAATCTGGTAGAGATCTGGGTATAAACCCGGAAAAACCTTTTTTAACACAGCACCTAATTCAGATAAAAAGCTTTAAGGTGCTTCTAGAATGGTTTATGATGTTTTAACTCCTGCAGTTCCTGTAATTGCACTCTACATACTCACATATGGTCTTCAGAAACTGAAAATTGTAAATAGGGGCTTCCATGTTAACCTCTGGAATTTCATAATACTCCTTGCATTCACTGTCTCCGGGATTGGGGGTTTTGTACTCCTGATTCTCATTGATAATGGAATCAGATCATACCTTAACCCCCAGCTTCTTTACTGGCATGTTGAGGCGGGTATTGCCCTTACGGTTATCACCATCTTCCATTTCCACTACTACCCTGGTAGTATAAGTAGAATAATGGGGGCCGGGAGATGAAGAGGCGGATCCTAAGGTATCTGCCGGTACCATTCCTTGGCGGAGTGCTGTCTTCAGTGGATTTGGTCTGCGGGGCCTCATGCCCCTATGGCCTTGTGAATGACCCGTACCCTGGTCAGTGTCCAAGGTTCACGGATATGAATGGTGATGGTATATGTGACCTTTCACAGGTAAATGGAGCAGCAGATTACAGTGCAGATGATGATAATCCACAGAAACCCGCCGAAACCGATCAAGGAGATGTTAACGCATCTGACACAGCAAACACTTCTGAGGGACTGGTGGATGATGGTGCGGATCATCTCTCTCAGCATGATACTGATTACCATGTGATACCCATCAGCATCATGATAACAGGGACCTACCTCCTGACCCATTACCTTTTCAGCAGGGGGTACCTCACAAGATCAGGGCACAGAAGGACATGGAACATCCTTCTAACAGTAGGATACGCAGGCACAGGGTTCACAGGAATGATGCTCATAGTCTTCATAAGGCTCGGTATAAGAACGATTTTAAACCCTGCAGTCACATACTGGCATGCTGAATTAGCCGTACTCATGGTTATGGCCACATTCATACACATACACCTCTACCGGAAGCC
The sequence above is drawn from the Methanothermobacter wolfeii genome and encodes:
- the surE gene encoding 5'/3'-nucleotidase SurE, encoding MKILITNDDGVNSSGILAARDAVRELGETLVVAPATQQSGIGHALTLFEPIRVTEVTLRDGSDAYAVSGTPTDAVILGIFELMDEKPDLVISGINMGENLGKSELTTSGTIGAAMEAAVHGVPSLAVSLQVRSGDIKFHDGHVDVDFSVAAEITGRVAENILRKGLPDGVDFLNLNIPSHPSSDEVMLTRLGDRMYNVHIKKRLDPRGRPYYWIDGDPAGDDAPGTDVHTLKAENRPTLTPVSLDCTSSLDLMVDWLE
- a CDS encoding DUF11 domain-containing protein translates to MTNLGPYDATGVKVQITRSSPYPMTYLGHEVSWDAGTTWVSGDPSYSPLTDTWTIGNLPKGQVYKLVVHQQATAAGTAQFTAKVSGDQYDQNLTNNQDNATLTVREGSPETSKTEADMIPMQETGVPAGALAAAVSVLAAGLVLSRR
- a CDS encoding restriction endonuclease, with amino-acid sequence MEELKKKKLVDFIAKVMEDSGFKVYKDFRTSQHIVDIYGILPTTLGDIGVVVACKNYDENWKVGMDVLKEMEMAAKTLKASKIVIVTTSDFSSQARNYAVKRNMKLIDRKGLVKIAEEFSKRIQAPEEEEDEEGYYDEEEVEVYSPPTTVLGNSTRGLLSKKEHRTPVAPLVKGLLQNTVILIVTVVIISFLLATLLQMTAGLTTSLAGVMKIMIAAALSYGIPYIVEDDGAVVMIKGTIVFFSSLMILVIMILI
- the ilvE gene encoding branched-chain-amino-acid transaminase produces the protein MSCKASGKIWFNGEMVEWENATLHVLSHVVHYGSSVFEGIRCYKNRKGSAVFRLQEHVRRLFDSARIYRMEIPYTEDEISDAIVDTIRENGLEECYIRPVVYRGYGEMGVNPVNCPVEVAIAAWEWGAYLGAEALEVGVDAGVSTWRRMAPDTMPNLAKAGGNYLNSQLAKMEAVRHGYDEAIMLDYHGYVSEGSGENIFLVMDGELYTPPVSSSLLRGITRDSVIKIARTEGIKVREEPLTRELLYLADEIFFTGTAAEITPVRSVDGVEIGSGRRGPVTKTLQDEFFRIIRAETDDSFGWLTYI